A single genomic interval of Caldanaerovirga acetigignens harbors:
- a CDS encoding ATP-binding protein: MLCRRCKEKAEIYLKRHNTAFCSNCFRIYYSEQVKRNVKREKMFKPKDRILVVVSGGKDSMALWHILLKLGYNVTGMYINLGISAYSDRSQEVVEKFSQANNAPVIIKNIEKEYGFSIPALAREIRRSTCSLCGTIKRYLFNKVAQDGGFDAVATGHNLDDEAATLLGNVLSWQEGYLARQSPVLPSTHPKLVKKVKPLFTLTERENLAYVLFNGIEFIHEECPHALGASSILYKEILNKLEDESPGTKQRFLTNFYKKGRKFFEKYSEPVKLNECKICGQVTTSEICSFCRIRLMVEKKKADSILQEGDGFNLI, translated from the coding sequence GTGCTCTGCCGTAGGTGCAAGGAAAAGGCAGAAATATACTTGAAAAGGCATAACACGGCTTTTTGCAGCAATTGCTTTCGGATATATTATTCTGAACAGGTAAAGCGGAATGTCAAAAGGGAAAAAATGTTTAAGCCAAAGGACCGGATCCTTGTAGTGGTTTCCGGTGGGAAGGACAGCATGGCTTTATGGCATATATTATTAAAATTGGGATACAACGTAACGGGTATGTACATCAATCTCGGCATATCGGCCTATTCGGACAGGTCACAGGAAGTAGTAGAAAAATTTTCTCAAGCAAACAATGCGCCGGTCATTATAAAGAACATCGAAAAAGAATACGGTTTTAGCATCCCGGCTTTAGCGCGGGAAATCCGCCGCAGCACCTGCTCTTTGTGTGGGACGATAAAAAGGTATCTTTTTAACAAGGTTGCTCAAGACGGCGGATTTGACGCGGTGGCGACCGGTCACAATTTGGACGATGAGGCGGCAACCCTTCTCGGAAATGTACTGAGCTGGCAGGAGGGGTATCTTGCTCGTCAATCGCCAGTGCTTCCGAGCACCCATCCCAAGCTGGTAAAAAAGGTAAAGCCTTTATTCACGTTGACAGAAAGGGAAAATCTAGCCTATGTTTTATTTAACGGTATTGAATTCATCCACGAGGAGTGTCCCCATGCTTTAGGTGCAAGTTCGATATTGTACAAAGAAATTCTCAATAAATTGGAAGATGAAAGCCCAGGTACGAAACAGCGATTTCTTACAAATTTTTATAAGAAAGGAAGAAAATTTTTTGAAAAATATTCGGAGCCCGTTAAATTAAATGAATGCAAGATATGCGGGCAAGTTACCACATCTGAGATTTGTTCCTTCTGCCGTATTAGGCTTATGGTGGAAAAGAAGAAAGCTGATTCAATATTGCAAGAAGGCGATGGCTTTAATCTTATTTGA
- a CDS encoding MoaD/ThiS family protein, with amino-acid sequence MKVIFKMPFRKEVEVKGIKTVKQLAEELNFSLESNLVLRNGKMLTPDEKLNEEDVVEVLSAISGG; translated from the coding sequence ATGAAGGTCATTTTTAAGATGCCGTTTCGAAAAGAAGTCGAGGTGAAGGGCATAAAAACAGTAAAGCAGTTGGCCGAAGAATTAAACTTCAGCCTCGAATCCAATCTGGTATTGAGAAACGGCAAAATGCTGACACCTGACGAAAAGCTAAACGAGGAAGATGTGGTTGAAGTGCTATCTGCGATATCCGGAGGATAA
- the smpB gene encoding SsrA-binding protein SmpB, giving the protein MRERASRDLVTNRKARHDYHILETYEAGIALAGTEVKSLREGKANLKDSFARVEKGELYLYNMHISPYEKGNIHNKDPLRPRKLLMHRKEIDRLYGLVKEKGVTLIPLRVYLNERGLVKVELAVAKGKTLYDKREDIKRRDAQREMEKAFKEYYR; this is encoded by the coding sequence TTGAGAGAAAGGGCAAGCCGAGATTTGGTGACCAACCGGAAGGCAAGACACGATTACCATATTCTAGAGACTTATGAAGCCGGCATTGCACTTGCCGGGACTGAAGTAAAATCTTTGAGAGAAGGCAAGGCCAATTTGAAGGACAGCTTTGCGCGGGTGGAAAAAGGGGAGCTTTACCTCTATAACATGCACATAAGCCCGTATGAGAAGGGAAACATACACAACAAAGACCCATTAAGGCCCAGAAAGCTCCTGATGCACCGAAAAGAGATAGACAGGCTCTACGGTCTTGTCAAGGAAAAAGGAGTGACGTTGATACCCCTAAGGGTTTACTTGAATGAAAGGGGTCTTGTAAAGGTCGAATTGGCGGTCGCGAAAGGAAAAACGTTGTACGACAAAAGGGAAGATATAAAGCGCAGGGACGCCCAGAGGGAAATGGAGAAAGCGTTTAAGGAGTATTACAGATAG
- the rnr gene encoding ribonuclease R, with protein sequence MKLKDKILELMKSEGYRPMTEGEILAALDLDIKEADLLLKTLQSMEKEGLVVKNRKDRYGLPERMNLVVGHLEGNPKGYAFLIPDNPEMEDIYIGLENLNGAVHGDRVIVRPLFKPSEGRLEGEVVRILKRASTRIVGTIECGKQFAFVTPDDKRFYFDVFVPKSDTAGAKSGQKVVVSITRWPEGRRNPEGRVTEILGYEDEPGIDVLAVIKKYNLPMEFPEKVLRQAEQISEEITDEELKGRLDLRSEKIVTIDGEDAKDLDDAVSIKKIAGGYRLGVHIADVSYYVEEDTPLDKEARKRGCSVYLVDRVIPMLPPKLSNGICSLNPKVPRLTMSVIIDFDESARVKSYQITPSVIRTCERMTYTAVNKILEENDEETIKRYEYLLEDFKLMEELAAKLNRKRFERGSLDFNFEEAKVILDENGRPVEIRKEKRRTGERIIEEFMLAANEVIAEHIYWLKVPFVYRVHEIPDMEKMYALQEFLHNLGYSIKGIKNIKPKALQQILEAVKGKPEERVVNTVLLRSLKRARYSEENLGHFGLASHYYTHFTSPIRRYPDLVIHRILREQLEGKLDEGRMEYLNEVLGRIAKHSSERERIAEEAERETVELKMAEYMAGKIGEVFTGIISSVTPFGFFVELENTVEGLVHVSTLEDDFYRFDEKSITLRGERTKKVFKIGDRVKVRVARVNKNERQIDFIFEEKLD encoded by the coding sequence CTGAAACTGAAGGATAAAATTCTTGAACTGATGAAAAGTGAAGGATATAGGCCTATGACCGAAGGGGAAATACTGGCAGCGTTGGATCTTGACATAAAGGAGGCGGACCTATTACTTAAGACCCTTCAGTCCATGGAAAAGGAAGGCCTTGTGGTTAAGAACAGAAAGGACAGGTACGGTCTTCCCGAAAGGATGAACCTGGTAGTAGGGCACTTGGAAGGCAACCCCAAAGGATATGCCTTTTTGATTCCGGACAATCCCGAAATGGAAGATATATACATCGGGCTGGAGAACCTGAACGGCGCTGTACACGGCGACCGAGTAATAGTCAGGCCGCTTTTCAAACCGTCCGAAGGGAGACTCGAAGGAGAAGTCGTCCGGATACTGAAAAGGGCGTCCACGAGGATTGTGGGCACTATCGAGTGCGGAAAGCAGTTTGCCTTTGTAACTCCGGACGACAAGAGATTTTACTTTGACGTTTTCGTGCCCAAAAGCGACACGGCGGGGGCAAAATCGGGCCAAAAAGTGGTGGTGAGCATAACAAGATGGCCCGAAGGGCGGCGAAACCCCGAAGGTCGCGTGACTGAGATATTGGGTTACGAGGACGAGCCGGGCATTGACGTGCTGGCGGTTATAAAAAAATACAACCTGCCTATGGAATTCCCGGAGAAAGTCCTTAGGCAGGCCGAACAGATATCGGAAGAAATAACCGATGAGGAACTAAAAGGAAGATTGGACTTAAGAAGCGAAAAAATAGTGACCATAGACGGCGAAGATGCGAAAGACCTTGATGACGCGGTATCGATAAAAAAAATAGCCGGCGGCTATAGATTGGGAGTCCACATAGCCGATGTAAGTTATTACGTAGAGGAAGACACTCCTTTGGATAAAGAAGCAAGAAAAAGGGGCTGCAGCGTGTACCTTGTGGACCGGGTGATACCGATGCTGCCTCCCAAACTTTCCAATGGGATATGCAGTCTAAATCCGAAGGTCCCGCGCCTTACGATGAGCGTAATCATCGATTTTGACGAGAGCGCCAGGGTAAAAAGTTACCAGATAACTCCGAGTGTCATCAGAACCTGCGAGCGCATGACCTATACTGCTGTCAACAAAATTTTGGAGGAAAATGACGAAGAAACCATAAAACGTTATGAGTACCTTCTTGAAGATTTTAAGCTGATGGAAGAACTCGCGGCAAAATTAAATCGTAAGCGGTTTGAAAGGGGAAGCTTGGACTTCAATTTCGAGGAAGCGAAAGTTATCCTGGACGAAAACGGACGTCCTGTGGAAATAAGGAAAGAGAAAAGGCGCACGGGAGAAAGAATAATTGAAGAGTTTATGCTGGCAGCCAATGAGGTCATAGCCGAGCATATCTACTGGCTGAAAGTCCCCTTTGTGTACAGGGTGCACGAGATACCTGACATGGAAAAGATGTACGCCCTGCAGGAGTTTTTGCACAATCTCGGATACTCGATAAAAGGCATAAAAAACATAAAGCCGAAAGCCCTGCAGCAGATTTTGGAGGCGGTGAAGGGGAAGCCCGAGGAGCGAGTGGTAAACACGGTGCTCTTAAGGTCACTTAAGAGAGCTCGTTACAGCGAAGAGAATTTAGGGCATTTCGGACTGGCGTCCCATTATTATACTCACTTTACATCACCGATTCGCCGTTATCCGGATCTGGTCATTCACCGCATCTTAAGGGAGCAACTGGAAGGCAAGTTGGATGAAGGGCGTATGGAGTACTTGAACGAGGTATTGGGTCGGATAGCAAAACATTCTTCAGAAAGGGAGCGGATAGCAGAAGAAGCGGAACGGGAGACCGTGGAACTCAAAATGGCGGAGTACATGGCAGGGAAAATAGGCGAAGTCTTCACCGGCATAATATCCAGCGTCACCCCTTTCGGCTTTTTTGTGGAGCTGGAAAACACCGTAGAAGGCCTGGTCCACGTAAGCACTTTGGAAGACGATTTTTACCGGTTCGACGAAAAATCAATAACCTTAAGAGGCGAAAGGACGAAAAAAGTTTTCAAGATAGGAGATCGTGTGAAAGTACGGGTTGCCAGGGTGAACAAAAATGAACGGCAGATAGACTTTATTTTTGAAGAGAAACTGGACTAG
- a CDS encoding MFS transporter: MFNIILLGITSLLTDISTEMVYPLLPFFLTTKLGATPLIVGTIEGIAESLASLLKVFSGYFSDRIKRRKPFAIAGYGASTLGKILLYTAFSWPAVLAGRVIDRFGKGIRTAPRDALIAESSSEETRGRAFGLHRTMDTLGATIGVLLAYYFISRQHVDFRQIFLYSLIPAIMGVMALFFVRERGAAKISKEKPSLNWNALDRRLKSFLVLMFIFTLGNSSNQFLLLRAKDVGFDAKTILLLYLTYNLVYNAASYPAGAISDRIGRKALIVAGYVVYCLVYLGFALASTPASIWALFAAYGLYMAFTEGVEKAFISDIAPENVRGTMIGLHATLVGIGLLPASLIAGALWNAFGAQVPFYFGGFMGILAAVGIALLI; this comes from the coding sequence ATGTTCAACATAATTCTACTCGGTATTACAAGCCTTTTAACGGACATAAGCACGGAAATGGTCTATCCTTTGCTGCCCTTTTTTCTTACTACCAAGCTAGGAGCTACCCCACTTATTGTCGGGACCATCGAGGGAATTGCAGAAAGCCTGGCGAGTTTGCTGAAAGTTTTTTCAGGTTACTTCTCGGACAGGATAAAACGCCGCAAGCCCTTTGCCATAGCCGGGTACGGCGCTTCAACTTTGGGAAAGATTCTCCTTTACACAGCTTTTTCCTGGCCGGCAGTACTCGCAGGGAGAGTCATCGACAGATTCGGCAAGGGAATAAGAACCGCTCCCCGGGACGCCCTCATAGCCGAATCGTCTTCAGAAGAAACCCGCGGCAGGGCTTTCGGGCTCCACAGGACTATGGATACCCTTGGGGCGACGATTGGAGTTCTACTGGCCTATTACTTCATATCCAGACAGCATGTCGATTTCCGCCAGATATTCCTCTACTCCCTGATTCCGGCAATTATGGGCGTGATGGCTTTATTTTTCGTCCGGGAAAGGGGAGCTGCCAAAATAAGTAAAGAAAAGCCATCCCTTAACTGGAACGCCCTGGACCGCCGGTTGAAATCCTTTCTTGTCCTGATGTTCATATTCACCTTAGGCAACTCCTCGAACCAGTTCCTGCTTTTAAGGGCAAAAGATGTGGGATTTGATGCAAAAACTATACTCCTTCTTTACCTTACGTATAACCTGGTATACAATGCCGCTTCATATCCTGCGGGAGCTATTTCCGACCGAATTGGCAGGAAGGCATTGATAGTGGCCGGATATGTGGTTTACTGCCTAGTATACTTGGGTTTTGCACTGGCAAGCACGCCTGCCTCTATATGGGCGCTTTTTGCTGCTTACGGGCTTTACATGGCGTTTACCGAAGGCGTAGAAAAGGCCTTTATCTCCGATATAGCACCGGAAAACGTAAGAGGGACTATGATTGGGCTCCACGCCACTTTGGTGGGCATAGGCCTTTTGCCTGCTTCTCTAATAGCAGGAGCTTTGTGGAATGCCTTTGGAGCACAGGTGCCCTTTTATTTTGGTGGATTTATGGGGATTTTGGCCGCAGTCGGAATAGCACTTTTAATATAG
- a CDS encoding Chromate resistance protein ChrB encodes MTDSDRKWLMLIYRVPVEPSTLRVKAWRKMKEIGALYLQQSAAICPLLDSLKKELLDFAGEIRSAGGEAHLFEVETVSEGDVENLIKSFNAQRNKEYEELIEKCGDFFAELKKETDRENFTFAELEENEEELEKLLRWFDKIKARDFFGAPLSARAQEILEECRREFADFAQKVYKMEGSM; translated from the coding sequence GTGACCGATAGTGACCGGAAGTGGTTGATGCTTATCTACAGAGTGCCTGTAGAGCCGTCGACCCTCAGAGTAAAAGCCTGGCGCAAGATGAAGGAAATAGGGGCCCTTTACCTTCAACAATCAGCAGCTATATGCCCTTTGCTGGATAGTTTGAAAAAGGAGCTTTTGGATTTTGCCGGGGAGATCAGGTCTGCGGGAGGCGAAGCCCATCTATTCGAGGTAGAGACGGTATCGGAAGGTGACGTCGAAAATCTTATTAAATCCTTCAATGCCCAGCGGAATAAAGAGTACGAGGAGCTCATTGAAAAATGCGGCGACTTTTTTGCGGAACTCAAGAAAGAGACAGACCGGGAAAATTTCACCTTTGCAGAACTTGAAGAAAACGAAGAGGAGCTAGAAAAGCTCCTTCGATGGTTTGACAAAATAAAAGCGAGGGATTTTTTCGGAGCACCCTTAAGTGCAAGAGCACAAGAGATTCTGGAAGAGTGTAGAAGAGAATTTGCCGATTTTGCCCAGAAAGTTTACAAGATGGAGGGATCAATGTAA
- a CDS encoding DUF6485 family protein, with protein MKCIITKNKALCTCTYEPCPRKGRCCECLHYHRRNGELPACYFSKEAEKTYDRSIEFFIEDYNSKH; from the coding sequence TTGAAATGCATCATAACGAAAAATAAAGCTTTATGTACGTGTACTTACGAGCCATGCCCCCGCAAGGGACGATGCTGCGAGTGCTTGCATTACCACCGAAGAAATGGAGAACTGCCCGCATGTTACTTTTCGAAGGAAGCCGAAAAGACTTACGATAGGTCTATAGAATTTTTTATTGAGGATTATAATTCGAAACACTGA
- the rbr gene encoding rubrerythrin gives MELKGTRTEKNLWEAFAGESQARNKYTYFASIAKKEGYEKIAAIFMETAENEKEHAKVWAKYLGLIGDTAKNLQEAAAGENYEWTSMYKEFAKIAREEGFHEIAERFEKVAEVEKVHEERYRKLLSELKEGTLFKSEKPVKWRCRNCGYIHEGTEPPEKCPACDHPKGFYEKVVEE, from the coding sequence ATGGAATTAAAAGGTACAAGAACTGAAAAAAATCTGTGGGAAGCTTTTGCCGGCGAATCTCAGGCAAGGAACAAATATACTTATTTTGCCTCTATAGCAAAAAAAGAAGGTTACGAGAAAATTGCCGCTATTTTTATGGAAACGGCAGAAAATGAGAAAGAACACGCAAAAGTGTGGGCAAAATATCTAGGACTCATCGGCGATACTGCCAAAAATTTACAAGAAGCTGCGGCAGGCGAGAACTACGAATGGACCAGCATGTACAAGGAATTTGCAAAAATTGCGAGAGAAGAGGGTTTTCATGAAATCGCCGAACGTTTTGAGAAAGTGGCAGAAGTTGAGAAGGTCCACGAGGAAAGATACCGCAAGCTGCTTTCTGAGCTGAAAGAGGGTACCCTTTTCAAGAGCGAAAAGCCGGTCAAATGGCGCTGCCGAAACTGCGGGTACATACATGAGGGAACAGAACCGCCGGAGAAATGCCCGGCATGCGACCATCCAAAAGGTTTTTACGAGAAGGTTGTCGAAGAATAA
- a CDS encoding slipin family protein: MNFIFYPFESVFKTVNFVMLLVEILLIVLWIGFAVNSKRTSVIAFTSAISAVIFLASLMMGNPVVSFVLLAVLISLMTNTIKIVNEYQRGVLLRFGKFAYVVGPGINVIMPFGIDRLLVVDLRTATIDVPRQEIITKDNIPVLIDAVVYFNVLQPELAVLKVQNYFNATSLLAQTILRAILGKYDLDDILAKRQELNEMLREELDRATDPWGVKVTATEIKSIELPEEMKRAMAKQAEAERERRAKIIRAEGELQAAEKLSEAASIISKNPGALQLRQLQTLSEIAVEKNSTVIFPLPMEIFKFFAQKQDGSEG, from the coding sequence ATGAATTTTATTTTTTATCCTTTCGAGAGTGTTTTTAAGACGGTAAACTTCGTAATGCTACTTGTGGAGATCTTACTCATAGTTTTGTGGATAGGTTTTGCCGTTAACTCAAAGAGAACGTCCGTTATCGCTTTTACTTCGGCTATATCTGCTGTAATCTTCCTTGCTTCGCTTATGATGGGAAACCCCGTTGTGTCTTTTGTTTTACTTGCGGTGCTAATCTCGTTGATGACAAATACGATTAAAATCGTAAACGAGTACCAGCGGGGGGTTCTTTTGAGGTTTGGCAAATTCGCTTACGTAGTAGGGCCGGGTATAAACGTAATAATGCCTTTTGGGATAGACCGATTGCTGGTGGTCGACTTGAGGACTGCTACCATAGACGTGCCTCGACAGGAAATTATAACCAAGGACAATATCCCAGTATTAATTGACGCTGTCGTTTATTTTAATGTGTTACAACCGGAGCTTGCTGTTTTGAAAGTTCAAAATTACTTCAATGCAACCAGCCTCCTTGCTCAAACCATTTTGAGAGCGATATTGGGAAAATACGATTTGGACGATATATTGGCAAAGCGCCAAGAATTAAATGAAATGTTGAGGGAGGAATTGGACAGGGCAACAGACCCGTGGGGCGTTAAAGTAACAGCGACAGAAATTAAATCTATCGAGCTTCCGGAAGAGATGAAAAGGGCCATGGCAAAGCAGGCTGAAGCTGAAAGGGAAAGAAGAGCCAAGATAATAAGAGCAGAAGGTGAACTTCAGGCGGCAGAAAAGCTTTCGGAGGCAGCGAGTATTATTTCAAAAAACCCCGGAGCACTGCAGCTAAGACAGCTTCAAACTTTGAGCGAAATTGCGGTGGAAAAGAATTCCACGGTAATATTCCCCCTGCCAATGGAAATATTTAAATTTTTTGCGCAGAAGCAGGATGGCAGTGAAGGGTAA
- a CDS encoding PaaI family thioesterase: protein MASIVNNGVRQELFEEIIRDFNNSSFSQLMGFKLIELGNGISAIEFRPSKVLLNIMGILHGGVSAALCDTAMGISIKTLGKTSVTVEMKINYLIPVNLGEKVKAYGKVIKVGENICVAESEIINANNKIAAKAVGTYFILKSK from the coding sequence ATGGCATCAATAGTAAATAACGGGGTAAGACAAGAGCTCTTCGAAGAAATAATTCGAGATTTTAATAATTCTTCCTTTTCACAGTTAATGGGCTTTAAATTGATCGAATTAGGAAATGGTATCTCAGCCATTGAATTCCGACCGAGTAAAGTGTTATTAAATATTATGGGTATACTACACGGGGGCGTATCAGCAGCACTTTGTGATACCGCGATGGGAATTTCAATAAAAACATTGGGCAAAACTTCGGTCACTGTGGAAATGAAAATCAATTACTTAATTCCCGTAAATCTAGGAGAAAAAGTGAAGGCTTACGGAAAAGTAATTAAAGTCGGGGAAAATATCTGTGTAGCAGAAAGTGAAATAATAAATGCAAACAACAAGATTGCCGCTAAAGCGGTTGGAACTTATTTTATTCTCAAAAGTAAATAA
- a CDS encoding MoaD/ThiS family protein — protein MIKIKVITGSEIAKIVGAHEKIIYLPEGATVNDFLTYLKTEYGEPMEKFLFKSNRELSQVVMVNGKNIAFLEGKDTKLKDGDEIFLVPIAAGG, from the coding sequence TTGATAAAGATAAAGGTAATTACAGGTTCTGAAATCGCGAAGATCGTAGGTGCTCATGAAAAAATAATTTACTTGCCGGAAGGCGCTACAGTAAATGACTTTTTGACATACTTAAAAACGGAATACGGAGAACCGATGGAAAAATTCCTTTTCAAATCGAACAGGGAGCTTTCCCAGGTCGTAATGGTAAATGGCAAAAATATTGCCTTTTTGGAGGGGAAAGATACAAAACTAAAAGATGGCGACGAAATATTTTTGGTCCCAATAGCAGCAGGAGGATAG
- a CDS encoding aldehyde ferredoxin oxidoreductase family protein has protein sequence MYGGYWGKVLRVNLTNKTYKVEPLSEKVAKDFIGGAGVGIKYLYDEVPAGTDPLSPENKLIFATGPLTGTRTPSTSRLALATKSPLTGIVCLSLSGGHFPVEFKNTGHDVLIIEGKSEEPVYLYIKDDQVEFRPADKLWGTTTHDCEHLIKTWLNDHNIRVASIGPAAENMSKIASIMNDRNRAFGRRGTGTVMASKNLKAIAVKGTKKVSIASEDAFKEVHAKMLKAFKEAPGLYPALGQHGTSSVIEILWGLGACPAKNFSATGEWNPVPGLGIATLSAKKIGKEPCYGCPVACTQVRLVKEGRYKGTVSPPEYETVFALGAQCGIDNVDAIIYGDRLCNELGLDSISTGVTIGFAMELYERGIITKEDTGGLELKFGNEEAMLELIRQMAYREGFGAVLADGSKAAAEKIGRGAEKYAMIIKGIEMPGYDPRALKTHGFSFATTYTGADHNKGYASQDVFGSPVPEPVDRLDPKGKGRITKWNQDAKAACCDAAVMCNFVFDAHYMPGPLEHMAELFNAVCGYDFTAEDVMKVGERINNIARAFNVREGISRKDDTFPERILKEPLKEGGSKGSYIPPEHLDMMLDEYYEARGWNKNGIPTEEKLRELGLEYVAEDLKKLGCL, from the coding sequence ATGTATGGCGGATACTGGGGCAAGGTTCTTAGGGTAAATTTGACGAACAAAACTTACAAAGTTGAACCGTTGTCCGAAAAAGTTGCAAAGGATTTTATAGGCGGTGCAGGCGTTGGAATTAAATATCTTTACGATGAAGTACCTGCGGGAACGGATCCTTTGAGCCCGGAAAACAAGCTTATTTTTGCTACCGGGCCTCTTACCGGAACCAGGACACCTTCTACCAGCAGATTGGCTTTGGCGACCAAGTCTCCTTTGACAGGGATAGTGTGTTTGTCGCTCTCTGGCGGGCATTTTCCGGTGGAATTCAAAAATACCGGACATGATGTGCTGATAATCGAAGGGAAATCAGAAGAGCCGGTATACCTATATATAAAAGATGACCAGGTGGAATTCAGGCCGGCAGACAAACTGTGGGGCACTACCACCCATGATTGCGAGCATCTCATAAAGACTTGGCTAAATGACCACAACATAAGGGTTGCATCAATAGGCCCGGCTGCGGAAAATATGTCCAAGATTGCTTCGATAATGAATGATAGAAATCGTGCTTTCGGTCGGCGTGGAACCGGAACTGTAATGGCTTCTAAAAATCTGAAAGCCATAGCAGTAAAAGGTACAAAGAAGGTATCAATTGCCTCGGAAGATGCCTTTAAGGAAGTTCACGCAAAAATGTTAAAAGCATTCAAGGAAGCACCAGGTCTTTACCCGGCCCTGGGTCAACACGGAACATCCTCAGTCATAGAAATTCTTTGGGGATTGGGTGCTTGCCCCGCTAAAAACTTCAGCGCTACCGGTGAGTGGAATCCCGTCCCAGGCCTTGGAATAGCTACACTGTCTGCGAAAAAGATAGGAAAAGAGCCTTGCTACGGTTGTCCGGTAGCTTGTACCCAGGTAAGGCTGGTCAAAGAAGGGCGGTATAAAGGGACAGTATCGCCTCCGGAGTATGAAACCGTATTCGCATTAGGAGCACAGTGCGGAATAGACAACGTGGACGCCATTATATACGGAGACAGGCTGTGCAACGAATTGGGGCTTGACAGCATTTCGACCGGTGTAACTATAGGTTTTGCTATGGAACTATATGAAAGAGGAATTATTACAAAAGAGGACACGGGCGGATTGGAATTGAAATTCGGAAATGAAGAAGCGATGCTGGAGCTTATTCGCCAGATGGCTTACAGGGAAGGTTTCGGTGCGGTACTTGCCGATGGTTCGAAAGCGGCTGCAGAAAAAATCGGAAGAGGAGCCGAAAAATACGCTATGATAATAAAGGGAATAGAAATGCCCGGATATGACCCGAGAGCTTTAAAGACCCATGGATTTAGCTTTGCGACGACTTATACCGGAGCGGACCACAACAAGGGTTATGCTTCGCAGGATGTATTTGGTTCGCCGGTTCCTGAGCCTGTAGATAGACTGGACCCGAAGGGCAAGGGAAGGATTACCAAGTGGAACCAGGATGCAAAGGCTGCCTGCTGCGATGCAGCAGTTATGTGCAACTTTGTATTTGACGCTCACTACATGCCCGGGCCATTAGAGCATATGGCAGAACTCTTCAACGCTGTATGCGGCTATGATTTCACCGCCGAAGATGTCATGAAGGTAGGCGAAAGGATAAATAACATTGCAAGGGCATTTAATGTGAGAGAAGGCATAAGCAGAAAGGACGACACTTTCCCTGAAAGGATACTTAAAGAGCCCTTGAAGGAAGGTGGCTCGAAGGGCTCCTACATCCCGCCAGAGCATCTAGATATGATGCTTGATGAATATTATGAGGCAAGAGGTTGGAACAAAAACGGAATTCCCACTGAAGAAAAGCTCAGAGAATTGGGCCTGGAATACGTTGCTGAGGACCTGAAAAAGTTGGGGTGTCTCTAA